A genome region from Phoenix dactylifera cultivar Barhee BC4 chromosome 18, palm_55x_up_171113_PBpolish2nd_filt_p, whole genome shotgun sequence includes the following:
- the LOC103719875 gene encoding pentatricopeptide repeat-containing protein At2g37230 codes for MALASSAAKPACKTLALLQALSPRSPIPVPLLLHGFSSAPSSEPPPPGDETAAAAADEGPADPPRQPMRGERRGPEKLEDTICYMMARRPWTTRLQNSIRSLSPTFDRDLVLAVLRGARHPDHALRFFRWVERTGFRHDAATYGEIVSILTRNSMLNHARCLILEDMPTRLVERDEDMIADLIAGYGRAGIPQEAVKIFRRMPELGVARTVRSYDALFKAILRSGRVMMAKRVFNSMIRDGVAPAASTYNTLIWGFCLSVKMETAKRFFADMKERGLAPELATYNTLLDGWVRAKKMDDAEKVFEEMAAAGLAPNSISYNIMIKGYVSAGKVDDGLRLFGEMSAKGLRPSEKTFAGLMPGLCDDVGRTEEARKVWNEMAERRLTPKDKSIFLRLVSSLCKSGDLDGALEVHRKMGQFKHVVKDPVQYSVLLESLCKGGKYEDAIATLDELLEKGTLQDPRTPALGDSAYNPMIEYLCGHGQTKKAEAFLRQLMKKGIDDKIAFSNLIRGHAEEGVPESAFEMLGIMTRRGVATDADSYALLVESFLKKGEPADARTALDSMIEQGHLPSPSLFRSVMVGLFDDGRVQTASRVMKSMIEKGVKENRDVVHKILEALLMRGHVEEALGRINLMMMNDSVPDFDGLLAALCDSGKAIEALKLADLGLERDCDISFSSYDRLLDALYTAGKILPAYSILCKIKAKGGVVDKKGCEALITRLNEQGNTKQADILSRILAGKAPLESRKGEKVAAHPC; via the coding sequence ATGGCCCTCGCCTCCTCCGCGGCTAAACCCGCCTGCAAAACCCTAGCCCTCCTCCAAGCCCTGAGCCCCAGAAGCCCCATTCCTGTACCTCTTCTCCTCCATGGCTTCTCCTCCGCGCCCTCCTCCGAGCCCCCTCCGCCTGGAGACGAGACTGCCGCCGCTGCCGCGGATGAGGGGCCCGCGGACCCACCCCGGCAGCCGATGCGCGGAGAGCGGCGGGGCCCTGAGAAGCTGGAGGACACCATCTGCTACATGATGGCCCGGCGGCCGTGGACGACCCGCCTCCAGAACTCGATCCGTTCGCTGTCCCCGACCTTCGACCGCGACCTCGTCCTCGCCGTCCTCCGCGGCGCCCGCCACCCGGACCACGCCCTCCGCTTCTTCCGGTGGGTCGAGCGCACTGGCTTCCGCCACGACGCCGCCACCTATGGAGAGATCGTTTCCATCCTCACCCGCAACTCGATGCTCAACCACGCGCGCTGTCTCATCCTCGAGGACATGCCGACGCGCCTCGTCGAACGCGACGAGGACATGATCGCCGACCTCATCGCCGGCTACGGCCGCGCCGGCATCCCCCAGGAGGCCGTCAAGATCTTCCGCAGGATGCCCGAGCTCGGCGTCGCCCGCACCGTCCGCTCCTATGATGCCCTCTTCAAGGCCATCCTCCGCTCAGGCCGCGTTATGATGGCCAAGCGGGTCTTCAACTCCATGATCCGGGATGGCGTCGCGCCGGCGGCATCCACCTACAATACATTGATATGGGGTTTCTGCCTCTCCGTCAAGATGGAGACGGCGAAGAGGTTCTTTGCCGACATGAAGGAGCGGGGACTAGCGCCGGAACTGGCGACCTACAACACTTTGCTCGACGGTTGGGTTCGTGCGAAGAAGATGGACGATGCCGAGAAGGTGTTCGAAGAAATGGCCGCTGCCGGTCTGGCGCCGAATTCGATCTCCTACAATATAATGATCAAGGGATACGTGTCGGCGGGCAAGGTCGACGATGGGTTGCGGTTGTTCGGCGAGATGAGCGCCAAGGGACTGAGGCCCAGCGAGAAGACTTTCGCGGGACTGATGCCGGGGCTCTGCGATGATGTCGGGAGGACAGAGGAGGCTCGGAAGGTTTGGAACGAGATGGCGGAGCGCCGGCTTACGCCAAAGGATAAGTCGATATTCTTGAGATTGGTATCTTCTCTGTGCAAGTCGGGTGACTTGGATGGGGCATTGGAAGTTCACCGGAAAATGGGGCAGTTCAAACATGTGGTAAAAGATCCGGTGCAGTACAGCGTTCTGCTCGAGAGCTTGTGCAAGGGAGGGAAGTATGAGGATGCCATTGCCACGCTCGATGAGCTTCTTGAAAAGGGGACGCTGCAGGATCCCCGGACCCCGGCTCTGGGGGACTCGGCTTACAATCCGATGATCGAGTATCTATGCGGCCACGGTCAGACGAAGAAGGCGGAGGCCTTCTTGAGGCAGTTGATGAAAAAAGGGATAGATGATAAGATCGCATTCAGCAATCTGATCCGGGGGCATGCAGAAGAGGGGGTGCCGGAGTCTGCATTCGAGATGCTCGGCATCATGACCCGCCGCGGGGTTGCGACTGATGCCGATTCCTACGCCTTGCTCGTGGAGAGCTTCTTGAAGAAAGGAGAGCCTGCTGACGCCAGGACGGCATTGGATAGCATGATCGAGCAGGGGCACCTGCCGAGCCCGTCTCTGTTCCGATCGGTGATGGTTGGGCTGTTTGATGATGGCCGAGTCCAGACAGCGAGTCGGGTGATGAAAAGCATGATAGAGAAGGGGGTGAAGGAGAACAGGGACGTGGTCCATAAGATCCTAGAAGCACTCCTCATGAGGGGTCATGTGGAGGAGGCTCTGGGGCGCATCAATCTCATGATGATGAACGACTCCGTTCCTGATTTTGATGGCCTGCTGGCTGCTCTCTGTGACAGCGGAAAGGCGATTGAAGCCCTCAAGCTGGCGGACTTGGGGCTGGAGAGGGACTGCGACATCAGCTTCTCGAGCTACGACCGGTTGCTGGACGCGCTCTACACTGCAGGGAAGATTTTGCCGGCATATTCAATCCTGTGCAAGATCAAGGCAAAGGGAGGGGTCGTCGATAAGAAGGGATGCGAGGCGCTGATAACCAGACTCAACGAACAGGGGAACACCAAGCAAGCGGATATCTTATCAAGGATTCTAGCGGGGAAGGCACCCTTGGAATCTAGGAAGGGTGAAAAGGTTGCGGCCCACCCATGTTGA
- the LOC103719880 gene encoding E3 ubiquitin-protein ligase WAV3-like produces the protein MGSRWRKAKLALGLNLCVYVPKALDDASPSDDPSGRSSEAAVVSPPSGTSDLRALMPTTPTPTSSGLRLSKSGSRSFKKTCAICLASMKPGHGHALFTAECSHTFHFHCIAANVKHGNHVCPVCRAKWKEIPFRGPPSSENPHGRARVNPINWPQDDGYVSMLRQLPRVDSSNRHHHLTPPLHSSEPIVFNDDESLDSSSETPKDMQHGCMRTVEIKTYPEFSAIQQSVSEENFTILIHLKAPCAPTVETCGGNPLGNTHLSKTSPAPVDLVTVLDVSGSMAGTKLALLKRAVGFVIQTLGPSDRLSVIAFSSTACRLFPLRRMSESGRQQALQAVNSLTSGGGTNIAEGLRKGAKLIEDRREKNPVCSVILLSDGQDTYTVTPTFGGARPTQPDYRSLVPSSIRGGMSRQIPVHVFGFGADHDSESMHSISETSGGTFSFIESEGAIQDAFARCIGGLLSVVVQEMHVGVKCVHPGVHLGLIKSGSYANQVADDGQSGSVDVGDLYADEERDFLVSVNVPPACEETVLLGVSCAYKDPVSKETVNVEGLEVKISRPLVVVERMMSMEVDRQRNRLRAAEAMAEARAAAERGELSVAVSILEECRRTLSESLAGRLGDQLCQALDVELRETQGRMASRQRYEASGRAYVLSGLSSHSWQRATTRGYSGDSSLLQAYQTPSMVDMLQRSQTMSPASRHPNPQMRQAKSFPARLQPR, from the exons ATGGGAAGCAGATGGAGGAAAGCCAAGCTCGCCCTCGGGTTGAACCTCTGCGTCTACGTCCCGAAGGCCCTCGACGATGCCTCACCGTCTGATGACCCCTCCGGAAGGTCCTCGGAAGCCGCCGTGGTCTCTCCGCCGTCCGGGACCTCGGATCTCCGCGCCTTGATGCCCACCACTCCGACCCCGACTTCCTCCGGCCTCCGGCTTTCTAAATCCGGAAGCAGATCCTTCAAG aAAACATGTGCCATATGTCTAGCTTCCATGAAACCAGGACATGGTCATGCTCTCTTCACTGCAGAATGCTCACATACCTTTCATTTCCATTGTATTGCTGCAAATGTAAAACATGGCAATCATGTGTGCCCAGTTTGTAGGGCCAAATGGAAGGAGATTCCCTTTCGAGGTCCCCCATCCTCCGAGAACCCTCATGGAAGAGCCAGAGTTAATCCAATCAACTGGCCCCAAGATGATGGGTATGTGAGTATGCTGCGGCAGCTCCCTCGGGTCGACTCTTCGAATAGGCATCACCATCTAACACCTCCCTTGCACAGTTCGGAGCCTATAGTCTTCAATGATGACGAGTCTTTGGATTCCTCATCCGAAACACCTAAAGATATGCAACATGGATGTATGAGAACAGTAGAGATCAAGACGTACCCAGAATTCTCAGCCATTCAACAGTCAGTTTCTGAAGAAAACTTCACCATTCTAATCCATCTGAAGGCTCCATGTGCTCCCACGGTGGAGACCTGTGGTGGAAATCCCCTTGGGAACACTCATCTCTCAAAAACATCTCCAGCTCCTGTTGACCTTGTTACAGTGCTTGATGTTAGTGGCAGCATGGCAGGTACCAAGCTTGCATTGCTGAAGCGAGCTGTGGGGTTTGTGATTCAGACCCTTGGGCCCTCTGACCGGCTTTCCGTAATTGCCTTCTCATCAACTGCTTGCCGGCTCTTTCCCCTTCGTCGGATGTCCGAATCTGGCAGGCAGCAGGCCTTGCAAGCTGTCAATTCGCTGACTTCTGGTGGTGGGACTAACATTGCCGAGGGCCTCAGGAAGGGTGCAAAACTGATCGAAGATCGTAGGGAGAAGAATCCTGTCTGCAGCGTCATTTTGCTCTCCGATGGGCAAGACACATATACTGTCACCCCAACTTTTGGTGGTGCTCGCCCTACACAACCAGACTACCGGTCACTAGTTCCATCATCCATTCGTGGTGGCATGAGTCGCCAGATACCTGTTCATGTATTTGGTTTCGGTGCTGACCATGACTCTGAGTCAATGCATTCAATCTCGGAGACCTCTGGTGGGACCTTCTCTTTTATCGAGTCTGAGGGTGCAATCCAGGATGCTTTTGCACGGTGCATTGGTGGGCTTCTGAGCGTGGTGGTGCAAGAGATGCATGTTGGTGTGAAGTGTGTGCATCCGGGCGTGCACCTTGGCCTCATAAAATCTGGTAGCTATGCCAATCAGGTGGCAGATGATGGTCAGAGTGGATCTGTTGATGTGGGGGACTTGTATGCAGATGAAGAGAGGGATTTTCTGGTGTCAGTCAATGTTCCACCCGCCTGTGAAGAAACTGTGTTGCTCGGAGTGAGCTGTGCATATAAAGATCCTGTGTCAAAAGAGACGGTGAATGTGGAAGGCTTGGAGGTGAAGATCTCAAGGCCGTTGGTTGTTGTGGAACGAATGATGTCCATGGAGGTGGATCGTCAGAGGAACCGACTTCGGGCTGCGGAGGCCATGGCTGAAGCGAGGGCTGCTGCTGAGCGTGGTGAGCTCTCAGTGGCTGTCTCCATACTTGAAGAATGCCGGAGAACACTGTCGGAATCTCTGGCAGGGCGACTGGGGGATCAGCTGTGCCAGGCGCTGGATGTGGAGCTGAGGGAGACCCAGGGAAGGATGGCTAGCAGGCAAAGATATGAAGCATCAGGGCGGGCATATGTGCTGTCGGGGCTTAGCTCACACTCATGGCAGAGGGCAACAACACGTGGGTACTCAGGAGATAGCAGCCTCTTGCAAGCCTATCAGACACCATCCATGGTCGACATGCTGCAGCGTTCCCAAACAATGAGTCCTGCATCTCGGCATCCCAATCCACAGATGCGACAAGCGAAATCATTCCCGGCAAGGCTGCAGCCCAGGTAA